AAGGGCGATCGCTTCCCCGATCCCCAGACCTATGATGGCCTATGGGTGATGGGCGGGCCGATGAACGTGGAAGATGTAGACCATTGCCCATGGATTGCTGATGAACTAGCGTTTATCCAAAGGGCGGTGCGGCAGGGGCTGCCCTACTTTGGCACCTGTTTGGGCGCACAAATGTTAGCCGCAGCAACGGGAGGACAGGTGGGGTTTATGGACAAGCCAGAGGTGGGCCTGTTGTCTATTACTCTCAACCCAGTCGGACAGCAGCATCCCCTTCTCCGAGGGCTAGATGTTCAACCAAACGTCTTTCAATGGCACGGCCAGGGAGTGCAGCACCTGCCACCCGGAGCAACGGTGTTAGCCAGTTCGCCCCAGTGCCCCGTCCAAATCTATGCGGTGGGCGATCGCGCCTTTGGTCTACAGTTTCATAGTGAAGTCACCCCAGCGGTGATGGATCGCTGGGTCTCCATTCCCGACTATCGGCAAGACCTAGAGCGATCGCTTGGCATGGCAGGACGGGAAGCGTTTCATCAGGCCGTCTATGACCAGGCCGCTGCCATGGCCCGCGATGCCCGTATCCTATTTGAAAATTTCGTGGCGATCGCTCAATCGTCTGAGACTGCCAGACCGGGAGATATTGAATGGTAGCAACCGTAGAA
The Candidatus Obscuribacterales bacterium DNA segment above includes these coding regions:
- a CDS encoding type 1 glutamine amidotransferase, with amino-acid sequence MKFLVIKHTRSEGFGIYEQFCLDAGIDVDYVELAKGDRFPDPQTYDGLWVMGGPMNVEDVDHCPWIADELAFIQRAVRQGLPYFGTCLGAQMLAAATGGQVGFMDKPEVGLLSITLNPVGQQHPLLRGLDVQPNVFQWHGQGVQHLPPGATVLASSPQCPVQIYAVGDRAFGLQFHSEVTPAVMDRWVSIPDYRQDLERSLGMAGREAFHQAVYDQAAAMARDARILFENFVAIAQSSETARPGDIEW